The following are encoded in a window of Numida meleagris isolate 19003 breed g44 Domestic line chromosome 13, NumMel1.0, whole genome shotgun sequence genomic DNA:
- the LOC110405722 gene encoding ankyrin repeat and fibronectin type-III domain-containing protein 1-like isoform X6, with product MTQQMRDLQLAQARKPPGPSSPNAAKRLYRNLSGKFRVNYTSFDEGSLAGRGEKEKLRKSYLFQSNAALFEAVELQDLDRVQELLKQYSPEELDLNTPNSEGLLPLDIAIMTNNAPIARALLQAGAKESPHFVSLESRSLHLSTLVREAEQRVNELTAQVVNEAPNADCSEKEKQLKAWEWRFRLYKRMKAGFEHARVPDPPANVHLSVASSSSVQVTFCEPLSANSAVVTKYKVEWSCSPSFSPLIGEAVVDKLKSLHYTIRGLTSGTAYYVQVSAYNMKGWGPPQASVPPFAIPSNWREYDGRAPRRRGQAEALDHLLGQVKTVHQHCICHEPCKNQPQSRKHSVSRSLKHLFHPGSKFLKTLKRGLYLTAIFYKDDNILVTHEDQIPVVEIDDTYSCLLMQDFLWFTKVSCMWDEILWLRQCVTVSQSSCSCVLQTRFKMLLAISQMQGLLGIQDLGQVFFEPIKDKQGNILIVTLKEVKTNQTFESVRWVPICKLQTSRKSVSSPEEPTALDTLLISMQDKLAYHQRSSHALPPGLYLGYLKLCSAVDQIRVLVPEQLPNILCHVKIRSNPNISREEWEWLQKMASMEEPVPVESKNETSPNHLFQELQVAIKELMALVNIPLQEAKDFRLYSQEVLDFGGQVSFLLLLPPSDDVCTAPGQNNPYTPQSGFLTLPLQIFELVHFFTYDREFITQYCQVSALLELESLLSQQSLREAFSDSELSTAKQRHQQVQEYIQQMEEIWREMRWMMDALQHARYKQPSCGVSLSGFLSTSSSAVKEKTRSSSSHLDFLPSPAPSPDSSRKLSSDLHGLSDEEGSSEVFLATDSDYDSSRAQSPKELDLVSSGPECCGRRAARSLRDSAPDVLQSHELQPAPLAPPEPRPPPELYDSDFVLPSRQIELLRVTEKRQAYCVRTSSLDFPKPLCPVARKSCPGSVDSSPTESRTGRHGGQGRPGTGSTHSPERGRTRSAEWTPSFQEPPEQPGGKKPGSVTLRVCPQYETGLSKETSVKVPAPTEGSGVAVLCPGRTGEAGTTGPCGPLLALPSAIPLPCRGCPGCCPGSCPSLLQGGGHTAESLARAVRALRGEGRGVVPRRAGSLGSAASAPLPPSVCVCPQRGRKGCVPPQSSAPLGSLQAEGRTGALVAEFSSPSGDGRSRGKADSRYLFSI from the exons ATGACGCAGCAGATGCGGGACTTGCAGCTGGCACAGGCCAGGAAGCCGCCGGGCCCGTCCTCGCCGAACGCGGCCAAAAGGCTGTACCGAAACCTCTCGGGGAAGTTCCGCGTCAACTACACGTCCTTCGACGAGGGCAGCCTGGCGGGACGGGGCGAGAAGGAGAAGCTCCGCAAGTCCTACCTG TTCCAGAGCAATGCTGCTCTCTTCGAGGCCGTGGAGCTGCAGGACCTGGACagggtgcaggagctgctgaagcagtACAGCCCCGAGGAGCTGGACCTCAACACTCCCAACAGCGAGGGGCTGCTGCCCCTGGACATCGCCATCATGACCAACAACGCGCCCATCGCCAGGGCCCTGCTGCAGGCGGGAGCGAAGGAGAGCCCGCACT TCGTCAGCCTGGAGAGCCGCTCGCTGCACCTCTCCACGCTGGTGCGGGAAGCGGAGCAGCGCGTCAATGAGCTGACGGCGCAGGTGGTGAACGAGGCGCCCAACGCCGACTGCTCggagaaggagaagcagctaAAGGCCTGGGAGTGGCGGTTCCGGCTGTACAAGCGCATGAAGGCAGGGTTTGAGCACGCCC GAGTGCCAGACCCCCCCGCCAATGTCCACCTTTCGGTGGCCAGCAGCTCCTCGGTGCAGGTGACCTTCTGTGAGCCCCTCAGTGCCAACTCGGCCGTCGTCACCAAGTACAAGG TGGAGTGGAGCTGCTCCCCCTCCTTCTCGCCGCTGATCGGGGAGGCCGTGGTGGACAAGCTGAAGAGCCTACACTACACCATCCGCGGGCTGACCTCG GGCACAGCTTACTATGTCCAAGTGTCTGCCTACAACATGAAGGGCTGGGGGCCCCCACAAGCCTCAGTGCCCCCATTTGCCATCCCTTCCA actgGCGGGAGTATGATGGCCGGGCTCCACGACGGAGGGGCCAGGCTGAAGCTCTGGACCATCTGCTGGGCCAGGTGAAGACCGTCCACCAGCACTGCATTTGCCATG AGCCCTGCAAGAACCAGCCCCAGAGCAGGAAGCACTCAGTCTCCAGGAGCCTCAAGCACCTCTTCCACCCTGGCAGCAAGTTCCTCAAGACACTGAAGCG GGGCCTCTACCTAACAGCCATCTTCTACAAGGACGACAACATCCTGGTGACCCACGAAGACCAGATACCGGTGGTGGAGATCGATGACACCTACTCCTGCCTGCTCATGCAGGACTTTCTGTGGTTCACCAAG gtgtCGTGCATGTGGGACGAGATCCTGTGGCTGCGGCAGTGCGTCACCGTCTCCCAGTCGTCCTGCTCCTGCGTCCTACAGACGCGCTTCAAGATGCTGCTGGCCATCTCACAAATGCAG gggctgctgggcaTCCAGGACCTGGGGCAGGTCTTCTTTGAGCCCATCAAAGACAAGCAGGGCAACATCCTCATCGTCACCCTGAAGGAGGTGAAGACCAACCAGACCTTCGAGAGCGTGCGCTGGGTGCCCATCTGCAAGCTGCAGACGAGCCGCAAGTCTGTGTCTTCCCCGGAGGAGCCCACTGCCCTGGACACGCTGCTCATCTCCATGCAG GACAAGCTGGCTTACCACCAGCGGAGCAGCCATGCCCTCCCTCCGGGCCTCTACCTGGGCTACCTgaagctctgcagtgctgtggacCAGATCCGGGTGCTGGTGCCGGAGCAGCTCCCCAACATCCTGTGCCATGTGAAGATCCGCTCCAACCCCAACATCTCCAG ggaggAGTGGGAATGGCTGCAGAAGATGGCCAGCATGGAGGAGCCGGTTCCTGTGGAGTCCAAGAATGAGACATCGCCAAACCACTTGTTTCAGGAGCTCCAGGTGGCCATCAAGGAGCTGATGGCCCTGGTCAACATCCCATTGCAAGAG GCAAAAGATTTCCGTCTGTACAGCCAAGAGGTGCTTGACTTCGGGGGTCAGGTctccttcttgctgctgctgcctccctcaGATGACGTCTGCACGGCACCGGGCCAGAACAACCCCTACACCCCACAGTCTGGCTTCCTCACGCTGCCGCTGCAGATATTCGAGCTTG TGCACTTCTTCACGTACGACCGGGAGTTCATCACACAGTACTGCCAGGTGTCCGCCCTCCTGGAGCTGGAGTCCCTCCTCTCGCAGCAGAGCCTCAGGGAAGCCTTCTCCGACAGCGAGCTTTCCACCGCCAAGCAGCGGCACCAGCAGGTTCAGGAGTACATCCAG CAAATGGAGGAGATCTGGCGTGAGATGCGCTGGATGATGGATGCCCTGCAGCATGCCCGCTACAAGCAGCCCTCCTGTGGCGTGTCCCTCAGCGGCTTCctcagcacctccagcagcGCCGTGAAGGAGAAGACCCGCTCCTCCTCGTCCCACCTCgacttccttccctccccagcacccTCACCAGACAGCAGTCGTAAGCTCAGCTCCG ACCTGCACGGGCTGTCAGATGAGGAGGGCTCCTCCGAGGTGTTCCTGGCCACCGACAGCGACTACGACtccagcagggcacagagccCCAAGGAGCTCGACCTGGTGTCCTCGGGGCCCGAGTGctgcgggcggcgggcggcgcgcAGCCTGCGGGACAGTGCCCCCGACGTCCTGCAGAGCCACGAGCTGCAGCCCGCACCGCTGGCCCCGCCGGAGCCCCGGCCGCCCCCTGAGCTCTACGACAGCGACTTCGTGCTGCCCAGCCGGCAGATCGAGCTGCTGCGCGTCACGGAGAAGCGGCAGGCCTACTGCGTGCGGACCAGCAGCCTGGACTTCCCCAAGCCGCTCTGCCCCGTGGCCAGGAAGTCGTGTCCCGGCTCCGTCGACAGCTCCCCGACAGAGAGCAGGACCGGCAGGCATGGCGGCCAGGGCAGGCCAGGGACTGGCTCCACGCACAGCCCCGAGCGCGGCCGCACACGCTCGGCTGAGTGGACTCCGAGCTTCCAGGAGCCGCCGGAGCAGCCTGGCGGGAAGAAGCCGGGCTCTGTCACCTTGCGGGTCTGCCCTCAGTACGAAACCGGACTCTCCAAAGAGACCAGTGTCAAGGTACCGGCGCCCACTGAGGGCAGCggtgtggctgtgctgtgcccaggcAGGACGGGGGAGGCCGGCACCACGGGCCCGTGTGGCcctctcctggctctgccctctGCCATCCCTCTGCCGTGCCGGGGCTGCCCCGGCTGCTGCCCAGGCTCCTGtccatccctgctgcagggtgGGGGTCACACTGCTGAGAGTCTGGCCCGGGCTGTAAGGGCTCTGAGGGGGGAAGGCCGCGGGGTGGTGCCACGCAGGGCAGGCAGCCTGGGCTCCGCggcctctgctcctctccctccgTCCGTGTGCGTGTGCCCTCAGAGGGGCAGGAAGGGCTGTGTCCCACCGCAGAGCTCTGCCCCGCTCGGttccctgcaggcagaggggCGGACGGGAGCTCTGGTAGCCGAGTTCTCTTCACCCAGCGGGGATGGTagaagcagagggaaagctGACTCGCggtatttattttccatttga